In Stenotrophomonas sp. 169, one DNA window encodes the following:
- a CDS encoding pyridoxal-phosphate dependent enzyme: MPIHASVLDLIGHTPIVKAQRLDTGVCELFLKLESANPGGSIKDRIGLSMIEAAEQRGDLKPGATLVEGTAGNTGLGLALVAQQKGYKLVLVVPDKMSREKIFNLKAMGAEVRLTRSDVAKGHPEYYQDLAKTIADQIPGAYFINQFGNPDNPAAHEFGTGPEILEQMDGDLDAIVFGCGSSGTMTGLSRAFSTLSPKTELVLADPVGSILAEYINDGVLNDKSGSWLVEGIGEDFLPSIADFSRVTKAYAITDAESFHTARELLGKEGILGGSSTGTLLAAALKYCQEQTTPKRVLVLVCDTGNKYLSKMYNDYWMLDNGFLERPQHGDLRDLILRPYGQRDTVVIGPNDLLTTAYQRMKLYDVSQLPVVDGDTLVGIVDESDVLLHVYGDEARFRDTVSTAMVSKLDRLDVKSPIEALLPVFDRGQVAIIMDGDSFLGLITRIDLLNYLRRRVQ; the protein is encoded by the coding sequence ATGCCCATCCATGCTTCCGTCCTCGATCTCATCGGCCATACCCCCATCGTCAAGGCCCAGCGCCTGGATACCGGTGTCTGCGAGCTGTTCCTGAAGCTCGAGAGCGCCAACCCGGGCGGCTCGATCAAGGACCGCATCGGCCTGTCGATGATCGAGGCGGCTGAACAGCGCGGTGACCTGAAGCCGGGCGCGACGCTGGTGGAGGGCACGGCGGGCAATACCGGCCTGGGCCTGGCGCTGGTGGCGCAGCAGAAGGGCTACAAGCTGGTGCTGGTGGTGCCGGACAAGATGAGCCGGGAAAAGATCTTCAACCTGAAGGCCATGGGCGCTGAAGTGCGCCTGACCCGTTCGGACGTGGCCAAGGGCCATCCGGAGTACTACCAGGACCTGGCCAAGACCATCGCTGACCAGATTCCGGGCGCTTACTTCATCAATCAGTTCGGCAACCCCGACAACCCGGCGGCCCATGAGTTCGGTACCGGCCCGGAAATCCTCGAGCAGATGGACGGCGACCTGGACGCGATCGTGTTCGGCTGTGGCAGCTCGGGCACCATGACCGGTCTGTCGCGCGCGTTTTCCACGCTGTCGCCGAAGACCGAGCTGGTGCTCGCCGACCCGGTCGGCTCGATCCTGGCGGAATACATCAATGATGGCGTGCTCAACGACAAGTCCGGCAGCTGGCTGGTCGAAGGCATCGGTGAGGACTTCCTGCCGTCGATCGCTGATTTCAGCCGCGTCACCAAGGCCTATGCCATCACCGATGCGGAAAGCTTCCACACCGCACGGGAGCTGCTGGGCAAGGAGGGCATCCTGGGCGGCTCGTCCACCGGCACTCTGCTGGCGGCAGCGCTGAAGTACTGCCAGGAGCAGACCACGCCGAAGCGGGTTCTCGTGCTGGTCTGCGACACCGGCAACAAATATCTGTCGAAGATGTACAACGACTATTGGATGCTGGACAACGGCTTCCTGGAGCGCCCTCAGCATGGCGATCTGCGCGACCTGATCCTGCGCCCGTATGGCCAGCGCGATACCGTAGTGATCGGTCCGAACGATCTGTTGACCACCGCCTATCAGCGCATGAAGCTGTATGACGTCTCGCAGCTGCCGGTCGTCGACGGTGACACGCTGGTGGGCATCGTCGATGAAAGTGATGTCCTGCTGCATGTGTACGGTGACGAAGCGCGCTTCCGCGATACCGTCTCCACCGCGATGGTCAGCAAGCTCGACCGGCTGGATGTGAAGTCGCCGATCGAGGCCCTGCTGCCGGTATTCGACCGCGGCCAAGTTGCGATCATCATGGACGGTGACAGCTTCCTTGGCCTGATCACCCGCATCGACCTGTTGAATTACCTGCGCCGTCGCGTTCAGTAA
- a CDS encoding cystathionine gamma-synthase, translating to MSDSSKPAHARALSLATLAIHGGQSPDPSTGAVMPPIYATSTYAQSSPGEHQGFEYSRTHNPTRFAYERCVASLEGGSRGFAFASGMAATSTVMELLDANSHVVAMDDIYGGTFRLFERVRRRTAGLDFSFVDLTDVAAFEAAITPATKMVWIETPTNPMLKIVDIAAVAAVAKKHGLIVVVDNTFASPMLQRPLELGADLVLHSATKYLNGHSDMVGGMVVVGDNTELAEQMAFLQNSIGAVQGPFDSFLALRGLKTLPLRMKAHCANAMALAQWLETQPTVEKVIYPGLKSHPQHELATAQMNGYGGIVSIVLKGGFDAAKRFCERTELFTLAESLGGVESLVNHPAVMTHASIPVERREKLGISAGLVRLSVGVEDLGDLMVDLERALSRAAEEGV from the coding sequence ATGTCCGATTCGTCCAAGCCCGCCCACGCGCGTGCGTTGTCACTGGCCACGCTGGCCATCCATGGCGGCCAGTCGCCGGACCCCAGCACGGGCGCGGTGATGCCGCCGATCTATGCGACGTCCACCTATGCGCAGAGCAGCCCCGGCGAGCACCAGGGTTTCGAGTACTCGCGCACCCACAACCCGACGCGCTTTGCGTACGAGCGGTGCGTGGCCTCGCTGGAAGGCGGCTCGCGTGGTTTCGCGTTTGCGTCGGGCATGGCGGCCACGTCCACGGTGATGGAACTGCTGGATGCCAACAGCCATGTCGTGGCGATGGATGACATCTATGGAGGCACGTTCCGGCTGTTCGAGCGCGTGCGTCGTCGCACCGCCGGGCTGGATTTCAGCTTCGTCGACCTGACCGACGTGGCGGCCTTCGAGGCAGCGATCACGCCGGCCACGAAGATGGTGTGGATCGAAACCCCCACCAACCCGATGCTGAAGATCGTCGACATCGCGGCGGTTGCCGCCGTGGCGAAAAAGCACGGGCTGATCGTGGTGGTCGACAATACCTTCGCCTCGCCGATGCTGCAGCGCCCGCTGGAACTCGGCGCGGACCTGGTGCTGCACTCGGCCACCAAGTACCTCAATGGCCATTCGGACATGGTGGGCGGCATGGTGGTGGTCGGTGACAACACCGAGCTGGCCGAGCAGATGGCCTTCCTGCAGAACTCCATTGGCGCGGTGCAGGGGCCGTTTGACAGCTTCCTGGCCCTGCGTGGCCTGAAGACACTGCCGCTGCGTATGAAGGCGCATTGCGCCAACGCGATGGCCCTCGCGCAGTGGCTGGAAACCCAGCCAACGGTGGAGAAAGTGATCTATCCGGGGCTGAAGAGTCATCCGCAGCACGAACTGGCTACTGCACAGATGAACGGTTACGGCGGCATCGTGTCGATCGTACTGAAGGGCGGGTTCGACGCGGCGAAGCGGTTCTGCGAGCGCACCGAGCTGTTTACGCTGGCCGAGTCGCTGGGGGGTGTTGAGAGTCTTGTGAACCATCCTGCGGTGATGACGCATGCTTCCATTCCGGTTGAACGGCGGGAGAAGCTGGGAATCAGTGCGGGGCTGGTGCGGTTGAGCGTGGGTGTGGAAGATCTGGGTGATCTGATGGTGGATCTGGAGCGGGCGCTGTCGAGAGCGGCAGAAGAAGGCGTTTAA
- a CDS encoding glycosyltransferase family 4 protein has protein sequence MSPKTINTPFRHRLVSWVISQQWLRAIYRFVPASFRGRVASRLMATPELVDFRFDREAEWDEKRAAVVDAPVRMFAVDVPSWPGQGVNVFAYLRGQFGLAECARMYARALLGAGYPTALVDVDINLPHGWNDRSLDAYIGEESPHDIHLIFVNPDFLPAAIEQIGKAKLEGGYVIACWFWELENIPASWLPALELVDEILVASRYVGDAFSKVTDKPILCVPLPLSEVGDSGLQREDFGIPEDAFVFLTSFDFNSFVHRKNPFATIRAFQQAFPKDRDDVQLLVKTSNGFRRPDRLQLLVDAVDDDSRIIIRDHVLDRADVQALQRCCDVYVSLHHAEGFGLGLAECMAQGKPVIGTAWSGNMEFMDTENSALVGYSLVPVEEGEYAHHEGQRWAAADEADAAIWMRRLADDPGLAITLGERARQSVTQTLSPERAAEILIKRLDQIHQERALATGPNASSLPLEEK, from the coding sequence ATGTCGCCGAAAACCATCAATACTCCCTTTCGCCATCGCCTTGTCAGCTGGGTGATCAGCCAGCAGTGGCTGCGGGCCATATACCGATTCGTACCGGCATCCTTCAGGGGGCGCGTTGCCAGCCGCTTGATGGCGACTCCGGAGTTGGTCGATTTCCGGTTCGACCGAGAGGCAGAATGGGACGAAAAGCGTGCTGCGGTCGTGGACGCGCCCGTACGCATGTTCGCTGTTGATGTGCCGTCGTGGCCGGGCCAGGGAGTGAACGTGTTCGCCTACTTGCGCGGCCAGTTCGGTCTCGCCGAGTGCGCGCGGATGTATGCGCGCGCACTTTTAGGAGCGGGCTATCCGACTGCCCTCGTCGACGTCGACATCAACCTTCCACACGGCTGGAATGATCGTAGCCTTGACGCCTACATCGGCGAAGAGTCGCCGCACGATATCCACTTGATTTTCGTCAACCCGGACTTTCTACCCGCGGCCATCGAGCAGATCGGCAAGGCAAAGCTGGAGGGGGGCTATGTCATCGCGTGCTGGTTCTGGGAACTTGAGAATATCCCCGCCAGCTGGTTGCCGGCATTGGAACTTGTTGATGAGATTCTGGTGGCCTCCCGTTATGTTGGCGATGCCTTTTCGAAGGTTACCGACAAGCCGATTCTCTGCGTACCACTTCCCTTGAGCGAAGTGGGCGACAGCGGCTTGCAGCGGGAGGATTTTGGGATTCCTGAAGATGCCTTCGTCTTCCTGACCTCCTTTGATTTCAATTCCTTCGTCCATCGCAAAAATCCTTTCGCTACGATAAGGGCTTTTCAGCAGGCGTTTCCCAAGGATCGCGATGACGTGCAGCTGCTTGTCAAGACGAGCAACGGATTCCGGCGGCCAGATCGCCTTCAGCTGCTCGTTGATGCGGTTGACGATGATTCGCGAATCATCATACGTGACCATGTGCTGGATCGCGCCGATGTTCAGGCATTGCAGCGTTGCTGCGATGTCTATGTGTCGCTGCACCATGCTGAAGGCTTTGGCTTGGGGTTGGCCGAATGCATGGCGCAAGGCAAGCCTGTGATCGGTACAGCGTGGTCCGGCAACATGGAGTTCATGGATACAGAGAACAGCGCGCTGGTTGGTTATTCGCTGGTGCCGGTGGAAGAGGGCGAGTACGCCCACCATGAGGGTCAACGATGGGCCGCCGCCGATGAAGCGGACGCGGCTATCTGGATGCGGCGCCTTGCCGACGATCCGGGGCTGGCGATCACGTTGGGCGAACGGGCGCGGCAGTCGGTGACCCAAACACTTTCTCCCGAGCGTGCAGCCGAGATCCTTATCAAACGTCTTGATCAGATTCACCAGGAGCGTGCATTGGCCACTGGTCCCAATGCTTCATCGCTCCCCCTTGAGGAAAAATAA
- a CDS encoding ABC transporter permease, with protein MHSYSSTFKDLSDGFRGAKVSLYIAMGDIRARYRRSVLGPFWQSLATAIGVVGLGLLWSQLLNMDRQKFIPTLTAGLIIWQMLSGVLIESCGLFVRQAPIIRNVVMPLSVHPMSVVTRYVVNFAHSLVVFVIVAVFMKIDINWNTLLFIPNLLLVLVNLLWVSFVFGVIGARYRDLEYGVASIMPMLFLVSPVMYRLEFLPFSSVILEYNPFTYLIEVLRSPMLGHVPTLHTYVVLVVMAVVGWLLAFWLLHKAKLRLPFWI; from the coding sequence ATGCACAGCTATTCGTCGACGTTTAAAGATCTGAGCGATGGGTTCAGGGGGGCGAAAGTCTCTCTATACATCGCAATGGGTGACATCCGCGCACGTTACAGGCGCAGCGTCCTCGGTCCCTTCTGGCAGTCGCTCGCCACGGCAATCGGCGTGGTTGGCCTAGGCCTGTTGTGGAGTCAGCTCCTCAACATGGACCGACAGAAGTTCATCCCGACGCTGACTGCTGGTCTCATCATCTGGCAGATGCTTTCGGGCGTGCTGATCGAAAGCTGCGGGCTGTTTGTCCGGCAGGCTCCGATCATCCGTAACGTCGTCATGCCATTATCCGTGCATCCGATGAGCGTCGTAACCCGTTACGTGGTCAACTTTGCCCACAGTCTGGTGGTGTTCGTAATCGTGGCGGTGTTCATGAAGATCGACATCAACTGGAACACGTTGCTGTTCATTCCGAACCTCCTTCTTGTGCTCGTCAACCTGCTTTGGGTGTCCTTCGTTTTTGGAGTGATCGGCGCGAGATATCGAGATCTGGAGTACGGAGTGGCGTCCATCATGCCCATGCTCTTTCTCGTGAGCCCGGTGATGTACCGACTGGAGTTTCTGCCATTCTCGTCGGTCATTCTGGAGTACAACCCGTTCACCTATCTCATTGAGGTTCTGCGCTCACCCATGCTGGGGCACGTCCCGACCCTGCATACCTATGTAGTGCTGGTAGTCATGGCAGTCGTTGGATGGCTGTTGGCGTTCTGGTTACTTCATAAAGCCAAGCTCCGGCTGCCTTTCTGGATCTGA
- a CDS encoding ABC transporter ATP-binding protein, translated as MTAKLTFENVTLRYPIYNSHSLSLRRNLVGIATGGRLLAGSGQVTQVTALDSVSFSLKQGDAIGIVGHNGAGKSTLLRTMAGIYTPLQGRIERVGRVATMLEVGAGMDPELSGYDNIRRMGMMLGLSLAEINSRIPEIEEFTDLGDFLQLAVRTYSAGMAMRLMFAVATCTTPDILLVDEVFDVGDEAFKERASERMHKFIKSSQIFCLASHSMDTIAEYCNRVFVLNHGKLREISISELTSEGYAIETQAG; from the coding sequence ATGACTGCAAAGCTCACATTCGAGAACGTAACGCTTCGTTACCCCATCTACAATTCCCACAGCCTTTCGCTGCGACGCAATCTGGTTGGCATCGCGACGGGTGGGCGACTGTTGGCAGGTAGTGGCCAAGTCACTCAGGTCACCGCATTGGACAGCGTGTCTTTCAGCCTTAAACAAGGTGATGCGATCGGGATAGTGGGCCACAACGGGGCAGGCAAGAGTACGCTGCTGCGCACGATGGCAGGTATCTACACGCCGCTTCAGGGAAGGATCGAGCGCGTGGGCCGGGTCGCTACCATGCTGGAGGTCGGGGCCGGGATGGATCCCGAGCTCTCCGGTTACGACAACATTCGTCGCATGGGTATGATGCTTGGGCTGTCGCTTGCGGAAATCAATTCACGTATCCCGGAGATCGAGGAATTCACCGACCTGGGTGATTTCCTTCAACTGGCTGTTCGGACCTACTCCGCAGGCATGGCGATGCGTCTGATGTTCGCGGTGGCGACATGTACGACGCCGGATATCCTGCTGGTCGACGAGGTATTCGACGTCGGAGACGAGGCATTCAAGGAGCGCGCGTCTGAGCGCATGCACAAGTTCATCAAGTCGTCGCAGATTTTCTGCTTGGCCTCACATTCAATGGATACGATTGCCGAGTATTGCAATCGTGTTTTCGTGCTGAATCATGGCAAGCTGCGCGAAATCTCGATTTCAGAGCTAACCTCGGAAGGATATGCGATTGAAACTCAGGCTGGGTAA
- a CDS encoding FkbM family methyltransferase encodes MKLRLGNAVRHAADKAAQSRSTDGLLAPGEEIEINNTSFDNMGALTLRGFAAPEADGIWSSGDVSLIEVRMRAVNADRRYRLIVSAIPFQGPGHRALVEISINGGPAHQVLSKGSGWLQIEADCQLGMVGRTPGFSISLQVANPMSPNALNMGEDYRLLGFKIRSLKFVDIGAASIPSQVVVDQEQGAPAVAAIMTPPPASSSDQAPAHPEDVSLSPGEVIHALANRGPLWRKILLDKNPLVRVARWMRRVTRSLQTVEHQLDLIRLDSARQMRELSARVSENEVKARAPVVGQDPSRMGIEAIMTQLQANNERLLLIEQASQVSHDLHAQNRRAHADDLGAIVGHTSELARNYDQFVETLRSKQQAQQALIDAFEAVEARMRTFDERIGQLRADHEHRFALDVDEIGARHAGFLELMTEVDRRWSDAHAALQRGLDDVVRGAEVRHQPMVDDSRLVEIESALRSLGEGQQSVAEGVQSQIAALSAGMERWKNDLALISNEVADKSSPHAVDKIDTVPAEATQDIIRLLVAAHEKLDASGAAALNAVEILTSAHEKLDAQGARLESLPGTLAGLADAHSPIGRRVLRSQHGWLIATGFGYFSCDEHDDLLAMCLAEYGDVERGLRLFLDEALNEGDTFVDVGANIGLHTVVGAKRVGEAGRVLAIEAMPRTIDHLRASLRLSGVEDRVEVWPVAAGASDEDDHIFHVAAVAGHSSLYPLHEEVVEQVKVNIRSLDNLLPSVQVKLVKIDVEGAELDVIQGMHRVIAENPNVGIVAEYASSHLERVGTDSADWERMREQHGFALYLVDDMTGRRRLLKGFDELRERVSSNVLLCRPDSPLVAAPTTGEHE; translated from the coding sequence TTGAAACTCAGGCTGGGTAACGCAGTTCGTCACGCGGCGGACAAGGCGGCGCAATCACGTTCCACGGATGGCTTGCTTGCCCCCGGGGAAGAGATCGAGATCAACAATACGTCCTTCGATAACATGGGGGCGCTCACGTTGCGTGGGTTTGCTGCACCGGAGGCGGACGGAATCTGGTCAAGCGGTGATGTGTCTCTCATCGAGGTACGCATGCGGGCCGTCAACGCCGATCGGCGCTATCGGCTGATAGTGAGTGCGATACCTTTCCAGGGTCCGGGACATCGGGCACTTGTCGAGATCAGCATCAACGGTGGGCCTGCGCACCAAGTGCTGAGCAAAGGCAGTGGATGGCTTCAGATCGAGGCGGACTGCCAATTGGGGATGGTCGGGCGGACGCCTGGTTTTTCGATCTCACTGCAGGTCGCCAACCCAATGTCGCCGAATGCTTTGAACATGGGCGAAGACTACCGTCTGCTCGGTTTCAAGATCCGGTCTTTGAAGTTCGTTGACATCGGTGCGGCGTCGATACCCTCGCAGGTGGTAGTTGACCAAGAGCAGGGCGCGCCTGCGGTGGCCGCTATCATGACCCCGCCGCCCGCATCCTCTTCAGACCAGGCTCCTGCTCACCCGGAAGACGTCTCGCTGTCGCCGGGTGAGGTAATCCACGCGTTGGCGAACCGTGGTCCGCTCTGGAGAAAGATTCTTCTCGACAAGAATCCCCTCGTGCGTGTCGCCCGCTGGATGCGCCGTGTTACGCGGTCACTTCAAACAGTCGAGCATCAACTGGATCTGATTCGGTTGGATTCGGCTCGACAGATGCGTGAACTGTCAGCGCGGGTGAGCGAGAATGAAGTGAAGGCGCGGGCCCCGGTTGTAGGGCAGGATCCGTCGCGGATGGGTATTGAGGCGATCATGACCCAACTGCAGGCGAACAACGAACGCCTGCTGTTGATAGAGCAGGCGTCGCAAGTCAGCCACGACCTGCACGCCCAGAACCGCAGGGCGCACGCAGATGATCTGGGAGCGATTGTCGGCCATACGTCTGAGCTCGCACGTAACTATGACCAGTTCGTGGAAACTCTACGCAGTAAGCAGCAGGCCCAGCAGGCATTGATTGACGCCTTCGAAGCAGTAGAGGCCCGAATGCGCACATTTGATGAACGCATTGGGCAACTGCGCGCGGACCATGAGCATCGGTTCGCCCTCGATGTCGATGAGATCGGTGCCAGACACGCTGGTTTTCTGGAGCTGATGACTGAAGTGGACCGTCGCTGGAGTGATGCCCATGCTGCACTCCAGCGCGGACTCGATGACGTTGTCAGGGGGGCAGAAGTGCGTCATCAGCCCATGGTGGATGATTCCCGACTTGTCGAAATCGAAAGCGCGCTGCGATCTCTGGGTGAGGGCCAGCAGTCAGTTGCCGAGGGCGTGCAATCTCAGATCGCGGCACTCTCTGCGGGAATGGAGCGATGGAAAAATGATCTCGCGTTGATATCCAACGAGGTTGCCGATAAGTCTTCCCCGCACGCCGTGGACAAGATTGATACGGTGCCTGCAGAAGCCACGCAGGACATCATCCGCTTGCTGGTGGCAGCCCATGAGAAGCTTGATGCCAGTGGTGCGGCGGCGCTCAATGCGGTCGAGATCCTTACCAGCGCACATGAGAAGCTGGACGCTCAAGGCGCTCGACTCGAATCCCTTCCCGGCACACTCGCGGGACTGGCCGATGCCCACAGCCCCATCGGTAGGAGAGTGCTGCGTAGTCAGCACGGCTGGCTGATAGCAACCGGCTTCGGATATTTTTCCTGTGACGAGCATGATGACCTGCTTGCCATGTGCCTGGCCGAATACGGGGACGTCGAACGCGGCTTGCGTCTATTCCTGGATGAGGCGCTCAACGAGGGAGATACCTTTGTCGACGTCGGTGCCAACATCGGACTGCATACTGTCGTTGGCGCCAAGCGTGTCGGTGAGGCCGGCAGGGTTCTCGCAATCGAGGCGATGCCACGGACCATCGACCATCTGCGCGCTTCCCTGCGCCTGAGCGGTGTCGAGGATCGGGTGGAGGTGTGGCCCGTTGCAGCTGGAGCAAGTGATGAGGACGACCACATCTTCCACGTCGCTGCCGTTGCCGGGCACAGCTCGCTTTATCCGCTTCACGAAGAGGTCGTGGAGCAGGTCAAGGTGAATATCCGCTCGCTGGATAATCTTCTCCCATCCGTGCAGGTCAAACTGGTGAAGATCGACGTGGAAGGAGCGGAGCTCGACGTCATTCAGGGGATGCATCGCGTGATTGCCGAGAATCCAAATGTCGGCATAGTTGCAGAGTACGCAAGCTCGCATCTTGAGCGGGTGGGGACCGACTCGGCCGATTGGGAGCGCATGCGCGAGCAGCACGGCTTCGCGCTCTACCTCGTCGATGACATGACCGGGCGACGTCGTCTGCTGAAGGGCTTTGACGAACTGCGCGAGCGTGTGAGTTCCAACGTCCTGTTGTGTCGCCCGGACAGTCCTCTGGTCGCGGCGCCGACTACGGGAGAGCACGAATGA
- a CDS encoding acetyltransferase — MSRVAVVGAGGHAKVIIDLLRAGGHEVIACLDEGREGQQVNGVPVLGREDKVLPELIRNGVDALFIALGDNRLRRKVAANLAGFGLPMINAIGRSAVLSPSAVLGQGCAVMEGAVINADAVIGDFAIINTNASVDHDCVIGAYSHIAPGSALAGTVEVGSAAFLGVGARVTPGVTIAADAVVGAGAVVVRNIDSPGTWVGVPARQTSRKD; from the coding sequence ATGAGCCGCGTCGCCGTAGTCGGTGCGGGTGGACACGCAAAAGTCATCATCGATCTGCTTCGCGCTGGCGGCCACGAGGTGATTGCTTGTCTGGATGAAGGGCGTGAAGGGCAACAGGTGAACGGTGTGCCAGTCCTGGGTCGGGAAGACAAGGTGCTGCCGGAATTGATACGGAACGGAGTTGATGCTCTGTTCATCGCACTGGGCGATAACCGGTTGCGGCGCAAGGTCGCCGCAAATCTCGCTGGATTCGGCTTGCCAATGATCAATGCCATTGGCCGTTCAGCCGTGCTATCGCCCAGCGCCGTACTTGGGCAAGGCTGTGCAGTCATGGAAGGCGCAGTCATCAACGCTGACGCAGTCATTGGCGATTTCGCTATAATCAATACAAATGCGTCTGTCGACCACGATTGCGTCATCGGCGCGTATTCACATATCGCTCCCGGTAGCGCGCTGGCGGGAACCGTCGAAGTCGGCTCTGCAGCCTTTCTGGGCGTAGGGGCTCGCGTGACACCTGGCGTTACCATTGCGGCCGATGCCGTTGTTGGCGCTGGTGCGGTAGTGGTCAGAAATATTGACTCGCCCGGGACGTGGGTGGGTGTTCCGGCCCGACAAACTTCTAGAAAGGATTGA
- a CDS encoding DegT/DnrJ/EryC1/StrS family aminotransferase has protein sequence MLASKRIPVAVPSLNGNEKKYVNECLDSTWISSAGEFIGKFEKSFADFCGVRHAVAINNGTTAIHLALVALGVGEGDEVLIPTLTYIATANAVAYCNAKPVLVDSEPGTMNIDPSKVEASITPRTKAIIVVHLYGHPTDMGPIMDIARRHGLKVIEDAAEAHGAEYLGQRVGGIGDCATFSFFGNKIVTTGEGGMVTTNDPELDAKLRLYRGQGMDPKRRYWFPVVGFNYRMTNIAAAIGLAQMERIDEALETRQRVAKWYDEALAVHADLIERPVIAPYAKHVYWMYTVLLNGVTGEQRDEVMRLMDADGVETRPVFYPMHVLPPYLQDGADFGVANDQAARGVNLPTHAQLEAGDIDRIVASLVAALRSVGR, from the coding sequence ATGTTGGCGTCAAAACGAATCCCTGTTGCAGTTCCGAGCCTGAACGGAAACGAAAAAAAGTACGTCAATGAATGTCTCGATTCGACTTGGATCTCGTCTGCAGGTGAGTTCATCGGCAAGTTCGAGAAGAGCTTTGCGGACTTCTGCGGAGTACGCCACGCGGTTGCGATCAACAACGGGACCACGGCGATCCATCTTGCGCTGGTTGCGCTGGGGGTCGGTGAGGGCGACGAAGTCCTGATCCCGACTCTGACCTACATCGCAACGGCAAATGCGGTTGCCTACTGCAATGCCAAGCCGGTACTCGTGGATTCCGAGCCGGGTACCATGAATATCGATCCCTCGAAGGTCGAGGCGTCCATCACGCCGCGAACCAAGGCGATCATTGTTGTACACCTTTACGGTCACCCCACTGACATGGGGCCGATCATGGATATCGCGCGGCGCCATGGCTTGAAGGTCATCGAAGATGCAGCTGAGGCGCACGGTGCCGAATACCTTGGGCAACGCGTCGGCGGTATCGGTGACTGTGCCACCTTCAGCTTCTTCGGAAACAAGATCGTCACCACCGGTGAAGGTGGCATGGTCACGACCAATGACCCTGAGCTCGATGCGAAGCTGCGTCTGTATCGCGGACAAGGTATGGATCCGAAGCGTCGGTACTGGTTCCCGGTAGTGGGTTTCAACTATCGAATGACCAACATCGCCGCAGCGATTGGGCTGGCTCAGATGGAACGGATCGACGAAGCACTCGAGACCCGCCAGCGCGTGGCGAAGTGGTATGACGAGGCACTTGCCGTCCATGCGGATCTGATCGAGCGTCCCGTCATCGCCCCCTATGCCAAGCATGTCTATTGGATGTACACCGTTCTGCTCAATGGTGTGACTGGAGAGCAACGGGATGAAGTAATGCGCCTGATGGATGCCGATGGAGTGGAGACTCGTCCGGTCTTCTATCCTATGCACGTGCTCCCGCCCTACCTGCAGGACGGAGCTGACTTCGGCGTTGCAAATGACCAGGCCGCACGCGGTGTGAATCTTCCCACGCATGCCCAACTGGAAGCGGGCGACATCGACAGGATCGTCGCCTCCCTGGTTGCCGCATTGCGCAGTGTAGGGCGCTGA